From one Phocaeicola salanitronis DSM 18170 genomic stretch:
- a CDS encoding transglycosylase domain-containing protein: protein MKRRLKQFGIWIALFTVLSGAGLFLLRGPLLRHIADRRIEALSARYGIRIAYVSLKMPSLTSVRVEGLSMVPFGRDTLLRLASAEVKLDFLPLLRGNLSIRKVDTEGLACTFVKQGMVSNYDFLFRSSGKSLSVPDADGGTSIGYAGRIERALGVLFRLLPEDAVMRRTVLTGRRDSVCTRFYMPEFVLDNRVYDSDIEVVEGDMRGKWHIGGTLDCGTRLIKGHLHSSEKGQRIVMPYIRPHYGAAVAFDSIAFSLAQEDPEADEQLLKGNAEINGLEVHHAALSPDTIGLNRWKIDYLLRAGERFIELDSATEVHFNRLSFHPFVRAEKKGRWHFTASVHRPPFPAQDLFSSLPAGLFRHVQGLQASGELSYDLCMDIDFNRLDSLKFSSDLRGHGFSIIRMGAADLARMSEEFEYTAYEHDQPVRTFLVGPSNPDFRPLSCISPLLQMAVMQSEDGSFFYHDGFYPGAIQEALAYDLQKGRFARGGSSITMQLVKNVFLNRHKNIARKLEEALIVWLIESQHLTSKKRMYEVYLNIIEWGPLVYGAAEASRFYFGKEPSDLSVSEAIFLASIIPKPKHFRSVFNSDATLRENQLEYYRVIARRLAAKGLMTEEEAETFCPDVQIKGEARKVLNEELIVNN, encoded by the coding sequence ATGAAGCGTAGACTAAAACAATTCGGAATATGGATAGCTTTGTTCACGGTGCTTTCGGGGGCAGGGCTTTTTCTGTTGCGTGGTCCTCTGTTGCGGCATATCGCCGATAGGCGGATAGAGGCTTTGTCTGCCCGTTACGGCATTAGGATAGCCTATGTTTCGCTGAAAATGCCTTCGCTTACTTCCGTGCGTGTGGAGGGCTTGAGCATGGTGCCTTTCGGTAGAGATACCCTGCTCAGGCTGGCTTCGGCGGAAGTGAAACTCGATTTCTTGCCTTTGTTGCGGGGGAATCTGTCTATACGCAAAGTCGATACCGAGGGATTGGCGTGCACTTTTGTCAAGCAAGGTATGGTGTCGAATTATGATTTTCTATTCCGCTCTTCCGGCAAGTCCTTATCTGTCCCGGATGCGGATGGAGGGACTTCTATCGGGTATGCCGGGCGGATAGAGCGTGCGTTGGGAGTATTGTTCCGTTTGCTTCCCGAGGATGCCGTGATGCGCCGTACCGTGCTGACAGGCAGGCGTGATTCGGTCTGCACCCGTTTTTATATGCCGGAGTTTGTGTTGGATAACCGGGTTTATGATTCAGATATAGAGGTGGTTGAGGGAGATATGCGGGGCAAGTGGCACATCGGGGGTACGCTGGATTGTGGTACACGTCTGATTAAAGGGCATTTGCACTCTTCCGAAAAAGGACAGCGCATTGTGATGCCTTATATCCGTCCGCATTATGGAGCGGCGGTAGCATTTGACTCCATTGCTTTCAGCTTGGCGCAGGAAGATCCGGAAGCGGATGAGCAACTTCTGAAAGGCAATGCCGAAATAAACGGGCTGGAAGTGCATCATGCGGCTTTGTCGCCCGACACCATCGGTTTGAATCGGTGGAAGATTGATTACTTGCTTCGTGCGGGAGAGCGTTTCATAGAGCTGGATAGTGCGACGGAGGTACATTTCAACCGGCTTTCGTTTCATCCGTTTGTGCGTGCGGAAAAGAAAGGACGTTGGCATTTTACGGCATCCGTTCATCGTCCGCCTTTTCCTGCACAAGACTTGTTTTCGTCACTTCCGGCGGGCTTGTTCCGGCATGTGCAAGGGCTTCAGGCGAGCGGAGAGTTGAGTTATGACCTTTGCATGGATATTGATTTCAATCGGTTGGACAGCTTGAAGTTCTCTTCCGACTTGCGCGGGCACGGTTTTTCCATTATCCGTATGGGGGCGGCCGACCTTGCCCGGATGAGTGAGGAGTTCGAATATACGGCATACGAGCATGACCAGCCTGTGCGCACTTTCCTTGTCGGGCCGTCCAATCCGGATTTCCGTCCGCTTTCGTGCATTTCCCCTTTGCTTCAGATGGCGGTTATGCAATCGGAAGACGGGAGTTTCTTCTATCATGACGGCTTTTATCCGGGAGCCATTCAGGAGGCATTGGCATACGATTTGCAAAAGGGGCGTTTTGCCCGGGGCGGGAGTTCCATCACCATGCAGCTGGTGAAAAATGTTTTCCTGAACCGGCATAAGAACATTGCCCGTAAGCTGGAAGAGGCACTTATTGTATGGCTCATCGAATCGCAGCATCTTACTTCGAAAAAGCGCATGTATGAAGTTTATTTGAACATCATCGAGTGGGGACCGCTTGTGTATGGTGCGGCAGAGGCAAGCCGTTTCTATTTCGGGAAAGAACCGTCGGACCTCAGCGTGAGCGAAGCCATATTTCTGGCATCTATTATTCCCAAACCCAAGCATTTCCGTTCGGTATTTAATTCCGATGCAACCTTGCGCGAGAATCAATTAGAGTATTACCGCGTCATTGCCCGCCGGCTTGCAGCCAAGGGCTTGATGACCGAAGAAGAAGCGGAAACGTTTTGTCCGGATGTGCAGATAAAGGGAGAAGCGAGAAAGGTTTTAAATGAAGAATTAATAGTTAATAATTAA
- a CDS encoding pyridoxal phosphate-dependent aminotransferase, protein MNQLSERLNSLSPSATLAMSQKSSELKAQGVDVINMSVGEPDFNTPDHIKEAAKKAIDENYSRYSPVAGYPALRNAIVEKLKKENGLEYTAAQISCANGAKQSVCNTIMALVNKGDEVIVPAPYWVSYPEMVKLAEGTPVIVRAGIEQDFKITPEQLEAAITPKTRALILCSPSNPTGSVYSKEELAGLASVLAKHERIITIADEIYEHINYIGKHESIAQFSEIKDRVVIVNGVSKAYAMTGWRIGFIAAPEWIVKGVNKLQGQYTSGPCSVSQKAAEAAYTGTQAPVEEMRKAFERRRDLIVKLAKEIPGFEVNVPEGAFYLFPKCDSFFGKKDGERVINNAEDLAMYLLEVGHVACVGGTSFGAPECIRMSYATSDENITEAMRRIKETLARLN, encoded by the coding sequence ATGAACCAACTTTCAGAACGTTTAAACAGTTTATCCCCCTCGGCTACGCTTGCCATGTCACAAAAGAGCAGCGAACTCAAGGCTCAGGGCGTAGATGTAATCAACATGAGTGTCGGCGAACCCGACTTCAACACCCCCGATCATATCAAAGAAGCCGCTAAAAAAGCGATTGACGAAAACTATTCGCGCTATTCTCCTGTAGCCGGTTATCCCGCATTGCGCAACGCCATTGTAGAAAAACTGAAAAAAGAAAACGGACTGGAATATACAGCAGCCCAAATCAGTTGTGCCAACGGTGCCAAACAATCGGTATGCAACACGATTATGGCTTTGGTAAACAAAGGAGATGAAGTGATTGTACCCGCTCCGTATTGGGTAAGCTATCCTGAAATGGTGAAGCTGGCCGAAGGTACCCCCGTCATTGTACGTGCAGGCATCGAGCAAGACTTCAAGATTACACCCGAACAATTGGAAGCAGCCATCACCCCTAAGACCCGCGCCTTGATTCTTTGTTCTCCTTCAAACCCGACCGGCTCGGTATATAGCAAGGAAGAACTGGCAGGTCTGGCTTCTGTCTTGGCTAAACACGAACGGATTATCACCATCGCCGATGAAATCTACGAACACATCAACTATATCGGCAAGCATGAAAGCATTGCCCAATTCAGCGAAATCAAAGACCGTGTAGTTATCGTCAACGGTGTATCAAAGGCATACGCCATGACCGGCTGGCGTATCGGATTTATCGCCGCACCCGAATGGATTGTGAAAGGTGTCAACAAACTTCAAGGGCAATATACGTCAGGTCCTTGCTCGGTATCCCAGAAAGCCGCAGAAGCCGCCTATACAGGCACGCAAGCTCCGGTAGAAGAAATGCGTAAAGCGTTCGAACGCCGCCGCGACCTTATCGTAAAACTGGCAAAAGAGATTCCGGGATTCGAAGTGAATGTTCCCGAAGGCGCTTTCTACCTCTTCCCGAAATGCGACTCTTTCTTCGGCAAAAAAGACGGAGAGCGTGTCATCAACAATGCCGAAGACCTAGCAATGTATTTGCTCGAAGTAGGTCACGTGGCTTGTGTAGGTGGAACTTCATTCGGTGCTCCCGAGTGTATCCGCATGAGTTACGCTACTTCTGATGAAAACATCACCGAAGCAATGCGACGCATCAAAGAAACATTGGCACGGCTGAATTAA